Proteins from a genomic interval of Halopseudomonas litoralis:
- a CDS encoding phage virion morphogenesis protein, with protein sequence MSDDLKALEDWAGALLAKLEPGERRKLNQGIARDLRKSQQQRITAQRNPDGTPYAPRKAKNLRGKQGRVKRKMFTKLRTVKHLKLQSNASSIGIAFMSRTARLARVHQYGLRDRPARNSPEVRYSKRELLGFSASDLDMVRDRLLDHLSEL encoded by the coding sequence GTGAGTGACGACCTGAAAGCCCTTGAAGACTGGGCCGGCGCCCTACTGGCCAAGCTGGAGCCTGGAGAGCGACGAAAGCTAAACCAAGGCATCGCCCGCGACCTGCGCAAAAGCCAGCAGCAGCGTATTACCGCCCAGCGCAACCCCGACGGCACCCCCTACGCCCCGCGCAAGGCCAAAAACTTGCGCGGCAAACAGGGCAGGGTAAAGCGCAAGATGTTCACCAAGCTGCGTACCGTCAAACACCTCAAGCTGCAGAGCAACGCCAGCAGCATCGGTATCGCCTTCATGAGCCGCACAGCACGGTTGGCCAGAGTGCATCAGTACGGATTGCGAGATAGGCCCGCCCGTAACTCGCCAGAGGTGCGGTATTCCAAGCGCGAACTGCTTGGGTTCAGTGCCAGCGACCTCGATATGGTCCGCGATCGCCTGCTCGACCATCTTTCCGAGCTGTAG
- a CDS encoding phage tail protein gives MNKPDSLREHLTRAIPELRKNPDRLLVFIDNGTMRSTAAPGLSFEYSYTLNLIFTDFAAHPDSIAVPLFAWLLDNQRELMENPARAKESVQFEADILDNKKVDLSITLPLTERVIVKQQADGTLQATHPPEPQIDQPFEARRWQTTDAAGNVLAEWDSPAP, from the coding sequence ATGAACAAGCCCGATTCACTCCGCGAGCACTTGACGCGAGCCATCCCTGAGTTGCGCAAGAACCCTGACCGCCTGCTGGTATTCATCGACAACGGCACCATGCGCAGCACCGCAGCGCCGGGCCTGTCATTCGAATACAGCTACACCTTGAACCTGATCTTCACCGACTTCGCCGCCCATCCGGACAGCATCGCTGTTCCTTTGTTCGCATGGCTCTTGGACAACCAGCGAGAGCTGATGGAAAACCCGGCCCGGGCAAAGGAATCAGTACAGTTCGAGGCCGACATTCTCGACAACAAGAAAGTGGATCTATCGATCACACTGCCGTTAACCGAGAGGGTCATCGTAAAGCAGCAAGCAGACGGCACCTTACAGGCCACACATCCACCGGAGCCGCAGATCGACCAGCCATTCGAGGCCAGGCGCTGGCAAACGACTGATGCGGCTGGCAACGTACTTGCTGAGTGGGACAGCCCTGCGCCGTGA
- the lysC gene encoding Rz1-like lysis system protein LysC (LysC is an Rz1-like component of a phage lytic system, substantially overlapping although not fully embedded in the gene for the Rz-like LysB component.), with the protein MNCYATGLLLICLALLSACAPVQPLPAPQIIRLGCPAVTPCILPATSPAQNGDLLTDADRIEAAWAECAAQVDIIYQYQVTHEQARFTPRALDASHP; encoded by the coding sequence ATCAACTGTTACGCGACTGGTCTGCTACTGATCTGCCTGGCACTGCTCAGCGCCTGCGCACCCGTCCAGCCATTACCGGCGCCGCAGATTATCAGGCTTGGCTGTCCCGCAGTGACGCCCTGCATTCTGCCCGCGACCAGCCCGGCGCAGAACGGCGACCTGCTGACTGACGCCGATCGCATCGAGGCCGCCTGGGCTGAATGCGCCGCCCAGGTCGACATCATCTACCAATACCAGGTGACCCATGAACAAGCCCGATTCACTCCGCGAGCACTTGACGCGAGCCATCCCTGA
- a CDS encoding N-acetylmuramidase domain-containing protein produces MTSTLRLGDKGHAVRDLQAGLKRAGASLYVDGDFGEKTEAAVMAFQLRAGLVVDGLAGTKTFQALAGSDCSALLKEADLVRAADRLGADLAAVKAVNEVESRGEGFFAPGKPAILFERHIMRRRLLLDEGEEDLKGRVASLEQAHPGLINKRPGGYAGGLAEYPRLARAKMIDTPCAIESASWGLFQIMGFHWKNLGYDSAPDFEAAMQASEANHLDAFVRFIEADPALHKALKAHKWTAFARIYNGPAYARNLYDVKLQRAYARHAEHLQAAA; encoded by the coding sequence ATGACCAGCACACTCCGCCTCGGCGATAAAGGCCACGCGGTTCGCGACCTGCAGGCAGGACTGAAACGCGCCGGCGCGAGCCTGTATGTCGACGGCGACTTCGGCGAGAAGACCGAGGCGGCAGTGATGGCGTTCCAGCTACGCGCCGGGTTGGTAGTCGACGGCCTGGCCGGCACCAAGACCTTCCAGGCGCTGGCCGGTAGCGACTGCAGCGCCCTACTGAAAGAAGCCGACCTGGTCCGCGCAGCCGATCGCCTTGGCGCCGACCTGGCCGCAGTCAAAGCCGTCAACGAAGTCGAAAGCCGGGGCGAGGGGTTCTTCGCTCCAGGCAAGCCAGCCATCCTGTTTGAACGCCACATCATGCGCCGCCGGCTATTGCTGGACGAAGGCGAAGAGGATCTGAAAGGCCGGGTCGCATCACTGGAGCAGGCGCACCCCGGCCTGATCAACAAACGCCCCGGCGGCTACGCTGGCGGTTTGGCGGAATACCCGCGACTGGCCCGCGCAAAGATGATCGATACACCGTGCGCGATCGAGTCGGCGAGCTGGGGGCTATTCCAGATCATGGGCTTCCACTGGAAAAACCTCGGGTATGACAGCGCCCCCGACTTCGAGGCAGCAATGCAGGCCAGCGAAGCCAATCACCTTGATGCGTTCGTGCGGTTTATCGAGGCCGACCCAGCCCTGCACAAAGCACTGAAAGCGCACAAGTGGACCGCCTTCGCGCGGATCTATAACGGCCCGGCCTACGCCCGCAACCTGTATGACGTGAAGCTGCAGCGCGCCTATGCCCGGCATGCTGAGCACCTGCAGGCTGCCGCATGA
- a CDS encoding phage holin, lambda family: MPDRPETWLWLATWLEHNFPALYAGALAMLVAIWRIIYSGGRFRQLALEAPLCGLLGVGVSYGPSLIGAPAEAGVFFACMVGLFGVEASRAAAAKFIRKKVDIL; encoded by the coding sequence ATGCCTGATAGACCGGAAACCTGGCTGTGGCTTGCCACTTGGCTGGAACACAACTTCCCGGCGCTGTATGCCGGAGCACTGGCCATGCTGGTGGCCATCTGGCGAATCATTTACAGCGGCGGACGGTTCCGCCAGCTGGCACTTGAAGCCCCACTTTGCGGCCTGCTCGGCGTTGGCGTCTCCTATGGGCCGTCACTCATAGGCGCACCGGCGGAGGCGGGCGTGTTTTTCGCATGCATGGTCGGTCTGTTCGGCGTCGAGGCAAGCCGCGCCGCTGCTGCCAAATTCATCAGGAAAAAGGTAGACATCCTATGA
- a CDS encoding tail protein X — MDIVRANKNEPVDAICWRHYGRTAGVTEAVLEANHGLADMGTFLPAGYPVALPEIEEQAEQAGTVNLWD; from the coding sequence ATGGACATCGTCCGCGCCAACAAAAACGAGCCCGTAGACGCGATCTGTTGGCGGCATTACGGCCGCACCGCAGGTGTTACTGAGGCTGTTTTAGAGGCAAACCACGGGCTGGCGGATATGGGCACCTTTCTGCCCGCCGGCTATCCAGTCGCCCTTCCAGAGATCGAGGAGCAGGCCGAGCAGGCCGGCACAGTGAACCTATGGGACTGA
- a CDS encoding head completion/stabilization protein: MSAFVASGKTADFTLTNDDWFPDIDANIARERLRLDGAVTDTRLEAALVNAMLSVNQELAAYKAGHAAQHHALEDIPSSEIDGVSRLVILYNRAVTCIAGAELVERYRSYDTSADGDRNAEALTPSIDELRRDAWWAIRDLAGRARSTVELI, from the coding sequence ATGAGCGCATTCGTCGCTAGCGGAAAAACTGCAGATTTCACCCTAACCAACGATGACTGGTTCCCAGACATCGACGCGAACATTGCCCGCGAAAGACTGAGACTGGACGGCGCCGTCACCGACACACGCCTGGAGGCCGCCCTGGTCAATGCCATGCTCAGCGTCAACCAAGAGCTTGCCGCCTACAAAGCAGGCCATGCAGCGCAGCACCACGCCCTGGAAGACATTCCAAGTTCCGAAATCGACGGCGTCAGCCGCCTTGTAATTCTGTATAACCGCGCCGTGACATGCATCGCCGGCGCTGAACTGGTTGAGCGATACCGCAGCTACGACACTAGCGCCGATGGCGACCGAAACGCCGAAGCGCTGACCCCCAGTATTGACGAGCTCCGGCGAGACGCCTGGTGGGCCATCCGCGACCTTGCCGGCCGCGCACGCAGCACGGTTGAACTGATCTGA
- the gpM gene encoding phage terminase small subunit codes for MLSPAQRNQLRKRAALESAAVEPAMSMEGATAYEHQLMALNQDRLRLKQVQSQQGKAELKRQLIPAYAPYIEGVLAAGKGAQDEVLTTLMVWCIDAGDYAQALAIGAYVLEHSLKMPDRFARTTGCLLAEEVANGALNKLKASEDFDSSVLYTAMELTAKHDMPDEARAKLHLAIGKALLVYAEANPTDELYAVTLDQARINLVRAIDLHSNCGGKKDLEKVDRLLKKHAETIG; via the coding sequence ATGCTGAGCCCAGCCCAACGCAACCAGCTGCGCAAACGCGCAGCTCTGGAGTCCGCAGCAGTCGAGCCTGCCATGTCGATGGAAGGGGCGACGGCGTACGAACATCAACTGATGGCGCTGAATCAGGACCGCTTGCGGTTAAAGCAGGTGCAGTCGCAGCAGGGTAAGGCGGAGCTGAAGCGTCAGCTGATCCCTGCGTACGCCCCGTATATCGAAGGCGTTCTGGCTGCCGGCAAAGGTGCTCAGGATGAAGTACTGACCACCCTGATGGTTTGGTGCATCGATGCCGGTGATTATGCCCAGGCTCTGGCCATTGGCGCCTATGTGCTTGAGCACTCGCTGAAGATGCCCGACCGCTTTGCACGAACCACTGGTTGCCTACTCGCTGAAGAAGTGGCCAATGGCGCGCTGAACAAGCTCAAGGCCAGCGAGGACTTCGACAGCTCGGTGCTTTACACGGCAATGGAGCTGACAGCCAAACATGATATGCCAGATGAGGCGCGCGCCAAGCTGCACCTGGCCATCGGAAAAGCGCTGCTGGTGTATGCCGAAGCCAACCCGACAGATGAGCTGTATGCAGTCACCCTGGATCAGGCCCGCATCAACCTAGTCCGCGCCATTGACCTGCACAGTAATTGCGGCGGAAAGAAAGACCTGGAAAAGGTCGATCGCCTGCTGAAGAAACACGCCGAAACTATCGGCTAA
- a CDS encoding phage major capsid protein, P2 family, which translates to MRNTTRIAFTQYLGQVAKVNGVASAAEKFAVEPTVQQRLETAIQEASGLLQRVNVIGVTDMTGEALLLGVNGTIAGRTDTSDNKRRHPRDVHALSKDSYACKKTDFDIAFPYALLDAWAKFPDFQTRLSGAVAQRQALDRIMVGFNGTSAATTTSRATNQLLQDVNIGWLQKMRTGAPDRVMDEGDVAGKVTVGAAGDYKTLDGLVFDAVQMLDPWHRKHPDLVVLVDRGLLHSKLLSAVEKGANSNQEENATDEIISKARLGGLPIVDAPFFPDGTVLVTTLSNLSLYWQEGARRRHVKDEPEYDRIGDYQSSNDAYVIEDFGLAALVENIEAV; encoded by the coding sequence ATGCGCAACACAACACGGATAGCATTTACCCAATACTTGGGGCAGGTAGCTAAGGTCAACGGCGTCGCATCGGCCGCCGAGAAGTTCGCAGTCGAGCCGACGGTTCAGCAGCGCCTTGAAACAGCCATTCAGGAAGCCAGCGGGCTACTGCAGCGGGTCAACGTCATCGGCGTTACCGATATGACCGGCGAAGCGCTGCTGCTTGGCGTGAACGGCACTATCGCCGGCCGCACCGACACATCCGACAACAAGCGCCGCCACCCGCGCGACGTTCACGCGCTGTCGAAAGACAGCTACGCCTGTAAAAAAACCGACTTCGACATCGCCTTCCCCTATGCGCTGCTTGACGCCTGGGCCAAGTTCCCCGACTTCCAGACCCGGCTATCCGGCGCAGTAGCACAGCGCCAAGCGCTGGACCGCATCATGGTCGGCTTCAACGGCACGTCGGCTGCGACGACAACCAGTCGCGCTACCAACCAGTTGCTGCAGGACGTCAATATCGGTTGGTTGCAGAAGATGCGCACTGGCGCGCCAGACCGGGTCATGGACGAGGGCGATGTAGCTGGCAAGGTCACTGTTGGCGCTGCCGGGGACTATAAAACCCTGGACGGCCTGGTCTTTGACGCCGTGCAGATGCTGGACCCATGGCACCGCAAGCACCCCGACCTGGTGGTGCTGGTCGATCGCGGCTTGCTCCACAGCAAACTCCTGTCCGCAGTCGAGAAAGGCGCCAACTCCAACCAGGAGGAAAACGCGACCGACGAGATCATCAGCAAGGCCCGCCTGGGCGGCCTGCCGATTGTCGACGCGCCTTTCTTCCCCGATGGCACCGTGCTGGTCACCACCCTGTCGAACCTGTCCCTTTACTGGCAGGAAGGTGCGCGCCGCCGCCATGTCAAAGACGAGCCAGAGTACGATCGTATCGGTGACTACCAGTCATCCAACGACGCCTACGTCATCGAAGACTTCGGCTTGGCGGCCCTGGTAGAAAACATCGAGGCGGTATAA
- a CDS encoding GPO family capsid scaffolding protein, with protein sequence MKKKFRSKWFQVATEGATTDGRQIERSWIEEMAAQYDPKTYGARINCEHIKWSWPGGEFGAYGDVLALKAEEVEIGGKKKLALYAQIEPNEALLALNKDRQKIYTSIEVREKFADTGKAYLVGMAVTDSPASLGTEALAFSAQHGTLKERKTHEDNLFTAAEEAEIEFEETSENDAKATGIFKRVADLLSKSKEKTVKDDAQFSELTDAVEALANHASKQNDDFSSLQESHKAAAEKIEKLSSQLTELTTKLSNQADPNQTQRPPATGGGDTVLTQY encoded by the coding sequence ATGAAGAAGAAATTCCGCTCCAAATGGTTCCAGGTCGCCACTGAAGGCGCCACCACGGATGGCCGCCAGATCGAGCGCTCATGGATCGAAGAAATGGCCGCGCAGTACGACCCAAAGACCTATGGCGCGAGAATCAACTGCGAACACATCAAGTGGTCCTGGCCGGGCGGGGAGTTCGGCGCTTACGGCGACGTGCTGGCACTGAAAGCTGAAGAAGTCGAAATCGGCGGCAAGAAAAAGCTGGCCCTGTACGCTCAGATCGAGCCCAACGAAGCGCTGCTCGCGCTGAATAAGGATCGACAGAAGATCTACACCTCAATCGAAGTCCGGGAAAAGTTCGCAGACACCGGCAAGGCCTACCTGGTCGGCATGGCTGTCACGGATTCCCCCGCCAGCCTGGGCACTGAAGCCCTGGCGTTCAGCGCGCAGCACGGGACACTGAAAGAACGCAAGACGCACGAAGACAACCTGTTCACCGCCGCGGAAGAGGCGGAAATTGAATTTGAGGAGACCAGCGAAAACGATGCTAAGGCCACCGGCATATTCAAGCGTGTCGCTGATCTCCTCAGCAAGAGCAAGGAAAAAACGGTCAAGGATGACGCCCAATTCTCCGAGCTGACTGATGCCGTCGAGGCGCTGGCCAACCATGCCAGCAAGCAGAACGACGATTTCTCCAGCCTGCAAGAAAGCCATAAGGCGGCTGCCGAGAAAATTGAAAAGCTCAGCAGCCAGCTGACAGAGCTGACCACCAAGCTCAGCAACCAAGCTGACCCAAATCAAACCCAGCGCCCCCCTGCCACCGGCGGCGGCGATACCGTCCTGACCCAGTACTGA
- a CDS encoding terminase ATPase subunit family protein, producing the protein MNTSIELSSQRDNRRQSKFLYWMGWRVTDIADLLGEKEKTLHTWKSRDEWDRADCVERIGGALEARLVQLILKDGKSGGDFKEIDLLHRQLERQARIQRYQEGGTEADLNPNIAKRNEGPKKKPRRNDFSEKDIETLTEAFTDGCFGYQLDWFRAGNQRTRAILKSRQIGATYYFAREALLDALATGRNQIFLSASKNQAHIFKGYIQAFARDVCGIELTGDPIVLGNGAELHFLGTNARTAQGYHGNFYFDEFFWTHRFDELNKVASGMAMQKQYRRTYFSTPSSMAHEAYSFWTGERFNKGKPAAQRLSIDVSHDALQQGRLCEDKLWRQIVTILDAQGRGCDLFDIEELRQEYSADAYANLLMCQFVDDGASIFPLAMLQPCMVDSWIEWAEDYKPFAMRPLGDRQVWVGYDPAETGDSAGLVVVAPPLVPGGKFRVLERHQFRGMDFAAQAESIRQVTMRYWVTYIGIDMTGMGSGVAQLVKSFFPNLTTFSYSPEVKTRLVLKAYDVIHKGRLEFDAGWTDLASSLMAIRKTTTASGRQMTYTAGRTDETGHADLAWALFHALHNEPLEGMTSQNTSFMETF; encoded by the coding sequence ATGAATACATCAATCGAACTTTCTTCTCAACGTGATAACCGGCGCCAGTCCAAATTTCTGTACTGGATGGGTTGGCGCGTTACCGATATCGCCGACCTGCTTGGCGAGAAAGAAAAAACGCTGCACACCTGGAAGAGTCGCGACGAGTGGGATCGAGCCGACTGCGTCGAGCGGATCGGCGGGGCCCTGGAGGCTCGGCTGGTTCAGCTGATCCTGAAGGACGGCAAGTCCGGTGGCGACTTCAAAGAGATCGACCTGTTGCATCGACAGCTGGAGCGGCAGGCACGAATTCAGCGCTACCAGGAGGGCGGTACCGAGGCAGATCTGAATCCGAATATTGCCAAGCGCAACGAGGGGCCGAAGAAAAAGCCCCGGCGCAATGATTTCAGCGAGAAGGACATCGAGACGCTGACCGAGGCGTTCACCGACGGTTGTTTTGGATACCAGCTGGACTGGTTTCGCGCGGGAAATCAGCGAACCAGGGCAATCCTCAAGTCGCGCCAGATCGGTGCGACCTATTACTTTGCCAGGGAGGCGCTGCTCGATGCCCTGGCCACCGGGCGCAATCAGATCTTCCTGTCAGCATCAAAGAATCAGGCACATATCTTCAAGGGCTACATCCAGGCGTTCGCCCGGGATGTATGCGGTATCGAGTTGACCGGCGACCCTATCGTTTTAGGCAATGGCGCTGAGCTGCACTTTCTTGGAACAAACGCGCGCACTGCCCAGGGCTACCACGGCAACTTCTACTTCGATGAGTTCTTCTGGACCCACCGTTTCGACGAGCTCAACAAGGTGGCCAGCGGCATGGCGATGCAGAAGCAGTACCGCCGCACCTACTTTTCGACCCCGTCGAGCATGGCGCACGAAGCGTATAGCTTCTGGACGGGTGAGCGATTCAATAAGGGCAAGCCCGCGGCACAGCGGCTGTCGATCGATGTGTCCCATGATGCGCTGCAGCAGGGTCGGCTTTGCGAGGACAAGCTCTGGCGGCAGATCGTCACCATCCTTGACGCCCAGGGGCGCGGCTGCGACCTGTTCGATATCGAGGAGCTGCGCCAGGAGTACAGCGCTGACGCTTACGCCAACCTGCTGATGTGCCAGTTCGTTGATGACGGGGCCAGTATCTTTCCGCTGGCCATGCTGCAACCGTGCATGGTCGATAGCTGGATCGAGTGGGCGGAAGATTACAAGCCGTTCGCCATGCGCCCGCTGGGTGATCGGCAGGTGTGGGTGGGTTATGACCCGGCCGAAACCGGCGACAGTGCCGGACTGGTAGTCGTCGCGCCTCCCTTGGTGCCTGGCGGGAAATTCCGCGTACTGGAGCGGCATCAGTTCCGCGGCATGGACTTTGCCGCGCAGGCCGAGTCGATCCGGCAGGTAACGATGCGTTACTGGGTAACCTATATCGGTATCGATATGACCGGTATGGGCTCGGGCGTAGCGCAGCTGGTCAAGAGCTTCTTCCCAAATCTGACCACCTTCAGCTATTCGCCTGAAGTAAAGACCCGCCTGGTGCTCAAGGCCTATGACGTCATCCACAAAGGCCGGCTGGAGTTCGATGCCGGCTGGACTGATCTTGCCTCTTCGCTGATGGCGATCCGCAAAACCACCACGGCCAGCGGCCGGCAGATGACCTATACCGCCGGCCGCACCGATGAAACCGGGCATGCAGATCTAGCCTGGGCCCTATTCCACGCACTGCACAACGAGCCGCTGGAAGGCATGACCTCCCAGAACACCAGCTTCATGGAGACATTTTGA
- a CDS encoding phage portal protein — MTSETPATAPASNAGIEAFTFGDPAPVLDGGDMLDYLECWWNGRWYEPPISLDGLARSTKASVYLQSGLTFKRNMLSRTFIPHRLLSRAAFEQFALDWLWCGNAYLERRRSMIGTSITLQPVLAKYMRRGVDLDSYFMVRGWKDEHEFDKGTICHLREADINQEIYGLPEWLAALQSALLNESATLFRRKYYNNGSHAGFILYMNDPAQNEGDVNALREALKNAKGPGNFRNLFVYSPGGKKDGLQVIPVSEVAAKDEFSNIKNITRDDMLAGLRIPPQLMGVVPTNAGGFGSIRDAALVYAANELEPIQTRMLQVNDWLGEEVIQFKQYELPGGSDS, encoded by the coding sequence ATGACTAGCGAAACACCTGCAACCGCCCCGGCCAGCAACGCGGGCATCGAGGCATTCACCTTTGGCGATCCGGCTCCGGTGCTCGATGGCGGCGACATGCTTGATTACTTGGAGTGCTGGTGGAATGGCCGGTGGTACGAGCCGCCGATCAGTCTGGACGGGTTGGCCAGGTCCACCAAGGCCAGCGTCTACCTGCAGTCCGGGCTGACCTTCAAGCGCAACATGCTGAGCCGCACCTTCATTCCTCACCGGCTGCTGTCCCGGGCCGCGTTTGAGCAGTTCGCTCTGGATTGGCTCTGGTGCGGCAACGCCTATCTGGAGCGTCGCCGCTCGATGATCGGCACATCAATCACGCTGCAGCCGGTGCTGGCCAAATACATGCGCCGCGGCGTCGATCTGGACAGCTACTTCATGGTTCGCGGCTGGAAGGATGAACACGAATTCGATAAAGGCACCATCTGTCACCTGCGCGAGGCTGACATCAATCAGGAAATATATGGTCTTCCGGAATGGCTGGCGGCTCTGCAGTCCGCTTTGCTGAATGAGTCGGCCACACTCTTCCGCCGCAAGTATTACAACAACGGATCCCACGCCGGATTCATTCTCTACATGAACGACCCGGCGCAGAACGAGGGTGACGTCAACGCTCTGCGTGAAGCACTGAAAAACGCCAAAGGCCCGGGCAACTTCCGCAACCTTTTCGTGTATTCACCGGGCGGCAAGAAGGACGGCTTGCAGGTGATCCCTGTCAGTGAAGTGGCTGCAAAGGATGAGTTCAGCAATATCAAAAACATTACCCGGGATGACATGCTGGCGGGACTGCGGATCCCGCCGCAACTAATGGGCGTGGTGCCGACCAACGCTGGGGGCTTCGGATCAATCCGGGATGCCGCCCTGGTCTACGCAGCGAACGAACTGGAGCCTATCCAAACCCGCATGCTGCAGGTCAATGACTGGCTTGGTGAAGAGGTGATTCAGTTTAAGCAGTACGAGCTGCCAGGAGGGTCTGACAGCTAA
- a CDS encoding tyrosine-type recombinase/integrase, which yields MKRSEIKRRPLADTVLASLEPESKVYREHDGGGLYFRVKPNGHKSWEFRYKRPDGRWSWAGVGAYPETSGALARQKAAEHRSALAAGREIVTSQAARAEARIAAGQSFEALAREWFAARKHSWQPGTATRIIGSLELHVFPKMGARDFTHIMPIEWMDFFRQMEKKGIIDQTGNVRRYCRDIYDLARVTGRAVHNPIEGLHKYLSTRPAQNYAHVTLAELPELITAIKSYPHATDVSIGLQLLMLTCVRPSELREATWAEFDLAVRLWSIPAERMKKRRDHVVPLSAQAVELLQQLHYLNGARPLLFPGRNDRAKPRSNMVFSMALRRLGYGGRQTGHGFRHIASTVLRENGFAREHVEAQLAHVEQGVAGVYNKAIYLEQRRHMMQWYADLLGSLVEPDE from the coding sequence ATGAAAAGAAGTGAGATCAAGCGCCGGCCGCTGGCTGATACGGTGCTGGCCAGCCTGGAGCCGGAGTCAAAGGTTTATCGCGAGCATGACGGCGGCGGGCTCTATTTCCGGGTGAAGCCGAACGGCCATAAAAGCTGGGAATTCAGATACAAGCGGCCAGACGGAAGGTGGAGCTGGGCCGGCGTGGGTGCATATCCGGAAACCAGCGGAGCGCTGGCTCGACAGAAAGCGGCGGAACATCGATCGGCACTGGCTGCCGGCAGGGAGATCGTCACCAGCCAGGCGGCGAGGGCGGAGGCCCGTATAGCGGCAGGCCAGAGTTTTGAGGCGCTGGCCAGAGAATGGTTTGCCGCCAGAAAGCACTCATGGCAGCCAGGCACTGCAACCCGCATCATCGGCTCGCTGGAGCTTCATGTTTTCCCGAAAATGGGCGCGCGCGACTTCACCCATATTATGCCGATCGAATGGATGGACTTTTTCCGCCAGATGGAGAAGAAGGGCATCATCGATCAGACCGGCAACGTCCGGCGCTACTGCCGGGACATATATGACCTGGCAAGAGTCACCGGGCGCGCGGTGCACAACCCTATAGAAGGGCTGCATAAGTACCTGTCCACCCGGCCTGCGCAGAACTATGCCCACGTTACCCTGGCAGAACTGCCGGAGCTGATCACTGCCATCAAGTCCTACCCCCATGCAACTGATGTATCGATAGGCCTGCAGCTGCTGATGCTGACGTGTGTTCGCCCCAGCGAGCTGCGCGAAGCGACCTGGGCAGAGTTCGATCTCGCTGTTCGGCTGTGGAGCATACCGGCTGAGAGGATGAAGAAGCGCAGGGACCACGTTGTGCCGCTGTCCGCCCAGGCGGTCGAGCTGCTGCAGCAGCTGCATTATTTGAACGGGGCTCGTCCTCTACTTTTCCCTGGTAGAAACGACAGAGCCAAGCCGCGCAGCAACATGGTGTTCAGCATGGCCCTGCGACGGCTCGGATATGGCGGCCGACAGACCGGGCACGGCTTCCGCCACATTGCCAGCACAGTGCTGCGTGAAAACGGCTTCGCTCGCGAGCATGTAGAGGCGCAACTTGCGCACGTTGAACAGGGTGTCGCCGGGGTCTACAACAAAGCCATCTACCTGGAGCAGCGCAGGCACATGATGCAATGGTATGCCGATCTGCTCGGCAGCTTGGTAGAGCCGGACGAGTGA
- the grxD gene encoding Grx4 family monothiol glutaredoxin, giving the protein MSTIETIQEQITTHPVLIYMKGAPNAPQCGFSARAVQALMSCGQKFAYVDILQNPDIRAELPKYANWPTFPQLWISGELVGGSDIIQELFDSGELATMVSAAVED; this is encoded by the coding sequence ATGAGCACCATTGAAACCATTCAAGAGCAAATCACTACCCATCCGGTTCTCATCTACATGAAAGGAGCGCCGAACGCGCCCCAGTGCGGTTTCTCCGCGCGGGCGGTGCAGGCGCTGATGAGCTGCGGCCAGAAGTTCGCCTACGTGGACATTCTGCAGAATCCGGACATCCGTGCCGAACTGCCGAAATACGCCAATTGGCCAACGTTCCCGCAACTGTGGATCAGCGGTGAGCTGGTCGGCGGCAGCGATATCATCCAGGAGCTGTTCGATTCCGGAGAGCTGGCGACCATGGTTTCGGCAGCAGTCGAAGACTGA